TGGACATAAATCTCCACTGCATTGGTGTCCGTTGGTGCTTCATACCCCCATACACGATCGAGCAACAGTTCCTTTGGAAGTACTTGGTTAGGATTTCTTAAAAATAACTCGAGCAATAAAAATTCTTTTGTAGTCAATTGCATAGGAATATTCCCACATGTGACAGTTCGAGTTACTAGGTTTAATGATAGATCCCCTACAGAGATGAATTCTGTCCCTACAATTTCTCCTTTACGCCTAGTAAGAGAGCGGACGCGGGCTAACAGTTCACTCGTAGCAAAAGGTTTAACTAGATAATCATCTGCTCCACAATCAAGGCCAAGTACGCGATCTTCGACGCCATCTTTTGCTGTAAGCATCAAGATAGGAACAGAGTTCCCTTCCTTTCTCAAGTGATTGGCCACTTCATACCCAGTCAACCCGGGCATCATGACATCAATAACCATAACGTCAAATACATCATTATGTGCCATCTGTAATCCTGTCAGTCCATCATAGGCGGTTTCGATCGCATAATGATTTTCTATAAATAATTGCTTTAGCGCTTTGACTAATCTTATTTCATCGTCAATTAATAAGATGCGCATAACTACATCCTTTCTAGATGAGGGGGTTACATCCTAGTCGTACGCGCCACTTGAATTTCATGATGGTGTAAACATAAGGATCGATCATAACGAAAGCTATGTGTGAGTTTTTCTACTGCGAATTTTTACTCCAACCACCATAGCAGAGACGATCACTAAGACAATGATACTAGGCACTAAGTACTGATGAAAAATCTGATGATATAGAGTCCATTCAATTCCGATGTATCTTCCAAGTATGATAAATGCACTCACCCAGATGATTGCACTGATTGAATTATACAAGGAAAATACAATAAAGTTCATATTATTCATCCCTGCTAGATAAGGAATGAGTACACGAATCCCCGCGATAAATTTACCAATGACAACAATCCAATTTTGGCGATGGTAAAATAGATGATTTGCCTTGTCTAATCTTTCATTTGTTATACCCACATATTTCCCGTATCGAATAATCAGTGGGCGGCCAAGTAGACGACCGATCCAAAATGATATGGTGGAACCGATCATATTACCGAGACTTGCAAAGAGTATTAGTGGAAATAAATGAAATATCCGATTGGACCATTCAATTCCTGATAGAGTGAGCGTCGTTTCAGCTGGAAACGGAATACCCACCATTTCCAAAAGTAGTATAATAAACACTCCGAAATAACCATAATGTTGCAACATGGTATGTACATGTAAGTGCATAGCATCATCCCTTTTATAAGATTTTACTCAAATTAACTTTTATATCGTTTAATTGATGTGTCACATCATGCAAACAAAGTATCAGATCATCAGAATTTGCCGGCTAGAAGCCAGACTCTCTTTCATGAAAGCTTAGATACGTATCCAGTAGATCTTGGTTTCTGAGTACGATTCCAGCGACTGAACAAGCGAGCCCAGACTGCTTTATATAAGTTAGCAACTAATAAGCCGACAAGCAAGTACGTCAGTCCTCCGATAAAAGCAAAAATGGCTGTTGATACTACTGCCACAAGAATTCCAAATACGATTTGTTGTACATACGGTGCCGGTGAGGTTGGTGGATCGGTCAACATGAAAAAGGACAGAAAAAGAGCGGTATTGACAAATGGAATGCGCAAAGCGTCCGCAGGTGTATCAGATGGCAAACCTACGTGCAAAACTGCCATTACCAATAATAACGTGAAGTACGTCCCCAAAAATGCAGCCACTTGTGGAAATTTATTGACCTTCACAGTTACTAGGAGGCCCAGAACGATCACAACCACCGTCAACCAAGTAGGTAGTAGCGCGAGACTTCCCCACCAACTCTCTCCTGTGTGAAAGACCCAAACAGCCATGAGCAGTCCGAACGCAGCAGGATTAAAAATAGGCTTTCTCCCTACCTTAAGGATGTGTTTGGATAAAAGAGCGACAATCGTCGTAGCAGCCACAAGATATAGGGGTGTTGCGTGGCTCAACACGTCCGCTATGATAAGTCCAGTAATGATTGCACCATCTGAGAAAAAAGATTTTCTCTTTTGCAAAAATGCAACAACGTTATCGACGATGAGTCCAGTTACCACAGCAACCAGGGCGTTTACGAGTCCACTGTGGTCCTCTGGGCGAAGAGATGCAATTAACGTCAGCCCAGCTAAGATGGTAAAAGCAGTTCCTTTAGGTGTTTTTAAAAATCTCCGAATTGAATTTTGCTCGTGATGCATGGTACGAGTCGTATTCATAACAAATATCTCCTCATGGACTGTGTCATGGAAATAGAAAGTTGTTCGTCGATACAAAGCCCTGCCAATTCTGCCTCATCTACAAACTCCAGCGCTTTATCTGAACCGAGTAGAAAAGCAGCGGTGGATACTGCGTCTGCCAATACCGCAAGTGGAGCTATGACTGTACAACTCACCATTGGAGTACCAGACGGCATTCCTAATGGATTGAAAATATGATGAACTGTATGATCAAGCGGACTACGTCTTTCATAGCTTCCAGATGTGCAAATCGCTAGATCTGTCGCTTGTAACCATGCGATTCGTTCGTCTCTAATTAGCGGATGCTGAATGCCTACTGTCCAAGGATTCCCTGTCGGATCGATCCCCTGTAAGTAAATATCACCTCCAGCATTGATGGCATAACCCTCCCAGCCTTGTAAAGCACCTGCTGCCACGTCAATGGCTAAGCCCTTCGCAATCGCACCAAGATCTAGGAGCATTGGCTTATGGAGCAACACTTTACGCGTAGTTTGATCAAGCGAGATATCGCGGTAAGTGACCGTCGAATCAGTCTCTGTTGACTCTGCCACATCTCCTGTCAGATAGTGGCGAGTGAATCCATGCCGAGCAAGAGTTGCTCCAATCGTGGGATCAAAAGCACCATCTGTGAGATCACTCACTTCTAACGCAATACGCAGTGCTTCAAAGAGAACATCAGGGACTTGTACCCACTCCCCTGGGTGGCGACACAATTCGCGTAGTGCACTACGATCATCAAACCGACTGCAAGCCTCTTCTACAAATCGAATTGCCTCAAAAGCATGATCAATCCCCTCGTGATGCTGACTCTCTGATCCTTTTCCTACCACTTCGATAGAAACTACAGTACCCATCAAGAGTCGCGATTCTTCTACGTGCAACATTTGTCGCATGATGTTTTCTCCTTATAACTTGGCTTTCTCCAGTGCCGCATACATAGCTTCCGCAAAGTTATACGTACTTGCTGTAGCACCGGATACAATGTAAATTTTCCACGTTTGCATGGATACAGCTTCTTGTGGCAACTGCGGATCAATCACTGATTGCGGATAGTGCATACTGTACTGATTGATTTGAACAGACGCGATTTTTCCTTTGACGATGGACACAGTTAGAGCCAAAGAGCCATATGGATTGGTGCCTACACCCGTATACACACCATCCTTGTATAAAGCGGCATGAACAGATGCCGTTTTGGCCGTTTCTGTGCTCTTAGATGAAGTAGTGCCCGTGGATTCATTGTTCTTTTTACTAGTACTTTCGTTTGATCCAATATGAGAGCCAGCATCAGAACGGTGAGCAACAGATTTTTTAGGCGCACCAGACGCAGTCGGGGTATTGGCTTGATAGGCCTTCGCTGCTGCTCCTTGGGACGATTGACTAGTATGAGACATCGTCAGATCAGGCACCACGCTAACACTCGCTTGTACAGAGGGCATAGTATACATGTACCCTACCGCGTATACCGCCGTCACCGCTGCGCTACATACTCCCATGAGTCGTTTACTTATCTTCGCCATGATGACCACCTCCAGAAGGTTGTTCACTTAGGATGAACTCTCTAAAATTCATGTTTCGTGCCTCCTATCCCCCAACACTTCATCCATTCACTCTGACGTCCTCCAGTAAAGAATGCCAAACATTCCTGATAAATCTCTGATGTACATCATGTTCTCTGTCATCGGTGTCGCAAAATAATGCTCTTCTCTTCCTGAATGCGGAGCTCCAACCATTTTCCTTTCATGATTCTAGCTCCAACCGATAGCCAAGAGAATGTATCGTATCAATCTCCGGTCCACCCCATGAGTTCTGAAGAAGCAAACGGCTTCACTAGATAATCATCTGCCCCTGCTTCAAGTCCTCGTATCCGATCTTCTAACTGATCGCGCGCGCAGTTACCATGACAATCGGCGTAAAGATTTTCTTACGACGGAGTGTAGCTGCCCCCCCATCCGTCAAGATCTGGTAACAATCCATCTAATAAAATTAAATCGTACGATCCGCTTATTGCCAGATGAATAGCTACTTCGCCGTCCATACAAGGTGTACTTTCATATTGCTCATCATTCAAGAGTTCACAAATAGCCTCCCTAAGAAATACATCATCTTCTACTACCAAGATCCTTGGCATGAGTCATGCCCCCTCAAATCTGATGTGAGTCGCCCTGCACTTATATTTCTTCTTTAGCATGACGTATCAACCTGAATAGCATCTGAAGATAAGGTGAGTTGAGTGAGCAAAACAATGATCTAAAGAGTTAGAGCGATCATCAAACATAAAAAAAACACAGATTGCGCTCGCCAGTCATGGCATCGCACATCTGTGAATCAAGTAGATGTCAACAATAAATGCTGTGCTAGTTCTCTAGCTTATGCTAGCGAACGGATGATAGAGATTGGTGAATAGCACGTCCAAGCCGTTCCACCCCGGCTGGCATCTCCTCTACGCTCGTATGGGAAAAATTAAGACGCAATGTGTTTTTTTGAGGTGATCCCACGTAAAATTCATGACCAGGAACGAAGGCAACACCTTCCTGCAAGGCATGTTTTAGCACCATCTCCGTATCAAGTTCCTCCGCTAATTCCAACCATAAGAACATGCCACCTTTAGGTTCAGTCCAGTTGACCTGGCCCAGCCGCTGCTGATGTAGCAGTGTAATCATCAATTGCATACGCCGTTGGTATTCAGCAGAAATGGTTAGTATATGAGCATTAAGATCGTAATGATCTAGCAACTGGAATAAAGCTTGCTGATCTAGTGAGCTTGAGTGCAAGTCCGCTCCCTGCTTCGCGTGGATCATAGCCTTGATCAATGTGCGATTCCCACAAATCCAGCCAATGCGTAGCGCGGGCACAACAGTTTTTGAAAAAGTACTAGTATAGAGGACACAGTCGCTCCCGGCCTGCTGTGCAAGAGACATCATCGATGGATAGTAATCGTTTGGAGCAAATTTAATTTCTCCATAGGGATCATCTTCTAAAATAAGGACATGATTTCTATCGCACTCTTCGATAAGATTCACGCGTCGTGAAGTATCCCATATCCAACCAGTAGGATTGGCGAAAGTAGGAATGACATACACTAACTTAGGGTGATATTTTTCAATTTTGGCAGCAAGATCTTCAGGATCCATGCCTTTCTCATCACTTAAAACGGGTATAATCTGAACAGAATAGTAACGGAATGCTTGCAGAGCGACAAGATAGGTGGGGTTTTCTGTAAGAATAACCGCCCCCGGTTCTAAATAGACCTTAGCAACCAGGTCAACCGCTTGCTGTGATCCTGTCGTAAGAAGCATTTCATCTGAGCTGACACGTATATTACGGTGCATTAAGCGTTGGCTGATCTGTTCACGTAGCGGCGTATACCCTTCTGTCAATCCATATTGCAATGCTTTATTACCCATCCTAAATACTCTCTCAAAAGCCTGTTTTAGTGCTTCAACAGGAAAAAATTCTTCAGCAGGCAATCCTCCTGCAAATGAAATGACTTCATCTGTCTGAGCTAATTTGAGTAACTCACCGACAGCTGAAGTCTTATGAGTCATTACCTGTTTCGTGAACTGATCATCCACAGATGTTCCCCCACTCATCATGTGTTCTAGAAACGATGTCTATTGCTGAGACCTAATCATTCACGTGATGTGTGGCCAACGTAGACTCATTGCATTTGAAAACAGCAATTCATATCATTTTCCAAAAGTTCAAACGATAAAAGACTAAAGTGACTGTAGCCGCCATCTTTTTAGTCTTATGCAATATCATTCGAGCAAGATCTGCTTACTTATGACAATAAAAATTGTATTTGAATAAGTAGGAATACTAAAATCTCATATCATTAGAATAAACAATGTAAGGTAACATTTCAATAAAAACCATGACCAAATTGCTGTAGATCATAATCTATATTCTATCCATTACAATCACCTCATTGCCACCTTGCACTAGATTTGCAATCGTACAAAAACAAAAATTTTATCATGTAGATAATCCATGCATACGCGAGCACTCGCTTATCTGTAAACATGAGCGTCGCCCCTTCTTATCTTACTGAGATCGCTACCCGATTTACTTTTGCCTGTTCGAGGTATTTAGCCACGACATAGCCACCACTCATGTTTTGTACTTGTGTAAAGCCATGTCCTTTAAGGATTTGATGGGCAAAATAGCTCCGCTGACCGGATCGACAATAAAGGATCGTTGGCTTTTGAGGATCTAATTCGGCGATTCGTGTGCGCAACTCATCGAGTGGAATATTGATCGCATGGGGCAACATCCCTTTGGCCGTTTCATCCGGTCTTCTCACGTCCACAATTTGAAACTGCAAAGGATCCGTTGGCCATTCGTTAAGTAGTTCTACTGTCCCATCATATACATGTTCTGCTGCCATACCAGCCATAATCACCGGATCTTTCGCCGACGAAAAAGGTGGGGCATAGGCGAGATCGAGATGTACGCTCAGTCCACATTCTTGGCTTGCTTCCTTGCACTGCGCGGGTCTTACCTGCCCCCTTTTTTGAACAGGCTCTTTTAGAAATTACACCGAAGTTTGTTGTACGCTATAAGAGTCCAAATTGATCAATGGTTTCATAGATATGTTCCATTCACGTTAAACAATTATCGATATCTAGCTTCATCAAACATTAAAGCAACTTCTAAATAAGCATAACAAATGAATCTCAGCTGTAGATTACTCTGAGATTCATTTTATTCAATATCTGTGCATGTGTATGTACTTACACTACTCGTCAATGAGTTTACCAGGATTCATGATGGAAGTGGGATCAATGAGATGTTTAATCGCTTGCATAAGGGCTAATGATGATCCATGTTCAAGTAATTGATATTTTTTCTTACCAAGTCCCACCCCATGTTCACCCGTACAAGTACCCCCACATGCTAAAGAGAAACGCACAAGTTGCTCATTCACCATTGAGACGCGCTCCATTTCGTCTGGATTATGAGGATCCACCAATAAAATAGCATGGTAATTGCCATCTCCTACATGTCCTACTATCCCACCGTGTACTTGATGTTCTTTTATAGCATTTGTTGCATCGACTACTGCTGCCGGTAACTTCGACAATGGTACGCATACATCTGTTGCCATCTGCTCTTTGCCTTTAACACTTGCGCGAAAAGCGAGTGCCGCAACGTGTCTACTATCCCAAAGTTTGCGACGGCTTGCCTCATCTTTAACCGTCTCTACACTACTTAGACCCTCATCTCGCATCAAAGTGACGGCAAGTTCAACATCATATTCTATCGATTTTTGCGTTCCTTGAAACTCCAAAAAAAGCGTAGGTGAAACAGGATACTCTACACTTTTATAGCGATTAATTGCATCCATAATGGCTTCATCTACTAACTCAATTCTA
This genomic stretch from Sulfoacidibacillus ferrooxidans harbors:
- a CDS encoding response regulator transcription factor is translated as MRILLIDDEIRLVKALKQLFIENHYAIETAYDGLTGLQMAHNDVFDVMVIDVMMPGLTGYEVANHLRKEGNSVPILMLTAKDGVEDRVLGLDCGADDYLVKPFATSELLARVRSLTRRKGEIVGTEFISVGDLSLNLVTRTVTCGNIPMQLTTKEFLLLELFLRNPNQVLPKELLLDRVWGYEAPTDTNAVEIYVHFLRKKLLVVSVDVAHDHEVSVPTIETVRGIGYKLKENS
- a CDS encoding DedA family protein; translation: MHLHVHTMLQHYGYFGVFIILLLEMVGIPFPAETTLTLSGIEWSNRIFHLFPLILFASLGNMIGSTISFWIGRLLGRPLIIRYGKYVGITNERLDKANHLFYHRQNWIVVIGKFIAGIRVLIPYLAGMNNMNFIVFSLYNSISAIIWVSAFIILGRYIGIEWTLYHQIFHQYLVPSIIVLVIVSAMVVGVKIRSRKTHT
- a CDS encoding RnfABCDGE type electron transport complex subunit D, which codes for MNTTRTMHHEQNSIRRFLKTPKGTAFTILAGLTLIASLRPEDHSGLVNALVAVVTGLIVDNVVAFLQKRKSFFSDGAIITGLIIADVLSHATPLYLVAATTIVALLSKHILKVGRKPIFNPAAFGLLMAVWVFHTGESWWGSLALLPTWLTVVVIVLGLLVTVKVNKFPQVAAFLGTYFTLLLVMAVLHVGLPSDTPADALRIPFVNTALFLSFFMLTDPPTSPAPYVQQIVFGILVAVVSTAIFAFIGGLTYLLVGLLVANLYKAVWARLFSRWNRTQKPRSTGYVSKLS
- a CDS encoding FAD:protein FMN transferase, which codes for MRQMLHVEESRLLMGTVVSIEVVGKGSESQHHEGIDHAFEAIRFVEEACSRFDDRSALRELCRHPGEWVQVPDVLFEALRIALEVSDLTDGAFDPTIGATLARHGFTRHYLTGDVAESTETDSTVTYRDISLDQTTRKVLLHKPMLLDLGAIAKGLAIDVAAGALQGWEGYAINAGGDIYLQGIDPTGNPWTVGIQHPLIRDERIAWLQATDLAICTSGSYERRSPLDHTVHHIFNPLGMPSGTPMVSCTVIAPLAVLADAVSTAAFLLGSDKALEFVDEAELAGLCIDEQLSISMTQSMRRYLL
- a CDS encoding response regulator, with the protein product MPRILVVEDDVFLREAICELLNDEQYESTPCMDGEVAIHLAISGSYDLILLDGLLPDLDGWGGSYTPS
- a CDS encoding PLP-dependent aminotransferase family protein, with amino-acid sequence MDDQFTKQVMTHKTSAVGELLKLAQTDEVISFAGGLPAEEFFPVEALKQAFERVFRMGNKALQYGLTEGYTPLREQISQRLMHRNIRVSSDEMLLTTGSQQAVDLVAKVYLEPGAVILTENPTYLVALQAFRYYSVQIIPVLSDEKGMDPEDLAAKIEKYHPKLVYVIPTFANPTGWIWDTSRRVNLIEECDRNHVLILEDDPYGEIKFAPNDYYPSMMSLAQQAGSDCVLYTSTFSKTVVPALRIGWICGNRTLIKAMIHAKQGADLHSSSLDQQALFQLLDHYDLNAHILTISAEYQRRMQLMITLLHQQRLGQVNWTEPKGGMFLWLELAEELDTEMVLKHALQEGVAFVPGHEFYVGSPQKNTLRLNFSHTSVEEMPAGVERLGRAIHQSLSSVR
- a CDS encoding rhodanese-like domain-containing protein, with the protein product MAGMAAEHVYDGTVELLNEWPTDPLQFQIVDVRRPDETAKGMLPHAINIPLDELRTRIAELDPQKPTILYCRSGQRSYFAHQILKGHGFTQVQNMSGGYVVAKYLEQAKVNRVAISVR